One region of bacterium genomic DNA includes:
- a CDS encoding DUF1846 domain-containing protein, giving the protein MKALGFDNEKYLEEQSKAIIERAAQFGNKLYLEFGGKLLFDMHAARILPGFDPNVKMRLLQKLRDKVDIIICIHAGDIERKKMRADFGITYDVDILKLIDDLREWKLDVAGVVITRFDNQPATTQFITRLERRGIKVYTHHAIKGYPTDIDGIVSDRGYGSNAYIETTKPIVVVTAPGPGSGKLATCLNQLYHEHKHGISCGYAKFETFPIWSLPLRHPVNIAYEAATVDLADFNMVDPFHLEAYNQVSINYNRDVEAFPLLKRILEKISEVGAGYRSPTDMGVNRAGFAISDDVVVREASLQEIIRRYFRCHCEFAMGVADKESLAIIEKIMRESDLVPERRTTVLPAREAAWDAEQKGKGNKGVYCGAALELEDGTIVTGKNSPLMHASSSVVLNAVKKLAGVPDPIHLISENVIESISRMKHEVLGSRTVSLSLDETLIALAISATHNPTALAVLQQLCHLRGCEMHLTHMPAAGDEKGLRQLGVNLTSEPNFSGKELFT; this is encoded by the coding sequence ATGAAGGCACTTGGGTTCGATAACGAGAAGTATCTGGAAGAACAGTCGAAGGCCATCATTGAGCGGGCCGCACAGTTCGGCAACAAACTCTACCTCGAGTTCGGCGGCAAACTCCTGTTTGATATGCACGCGGCCCGGATCCTGCCGGGCTTTGACCCGAACGTAAAGATGCGCCTTCTTCAAAAGCTCCGGGACAAAGTTGACATCATCATCTGCATCCACGCCGGGGATATCGAGCGTAAGAAAATGCGTGCGGATTTTGGTATCACCTATGACGTCGACATTCTCAAACTTATCGACGATTTGCGTGAGTGGAAACTGGACGTGGCCGGGGTTGTGATTACCCGCTTCGATAACCAGCCTGCGACGACGCAATTCATTACCCGACTCGAGCGGCGTGGCATCAAGGTGTATACGCATCACGCGATCAAGGGCTATCCGACGGATATCGACGGGATCGTCAGCGACCGGGGGTATGGCTCCAATGCGTATATCGAGACGACCAAGCCGATCGTCGTGGTCACCGCTCCCGGACCCGGGAGTGGCAAGCTGGCCACTTGTCTGAACCAACTGTATCATGAGCATAAGCACGGCATCTCCTGCGGCTATGCAAAATTCGAGACATTCCCCATCTGGAGCCTCCCGCTCAGGCATCCGGTCAACATTGCCTACGAGGCGGCCACGGTGGATCTGGCCGATTTCAACATGGTGGATCCGTTCCATTTGGAGGCCTATAATCAGGTAAGCATCAATTACAATCGGGACGTGGAGGCTTTTCCGCTGCTGAAGCGGATCCTCGAGAAGATTTCGGAGGTGGGGGCCGGTTACCGCTCACCAACGGACATGGGTGTCAACCGGGCTGGCTTTGCGATTTCTGATGACGTAGTGGTCAGGGAAGCCTCCCTTCAGGAAATTATCCGCCGGTATTTCCGGTGCCACTGCGAGTTCGCCATGGGGGTGGCCGACAAAGAGTCCCTTGCCATTATTGAGAAGATTATGCGGGAGTCGGATCTGGTTCCCGAACGGCGGACAACGGTTCTTCCGGCGCGTGAGGCGGCTTGGGATGCCGAACAGAAGGGTAAGGGGAACAAGGGTGTTTACTGCGGTGCGGCACTGGAACTTGAGGATGGCACAATCGTCACGGGCAAGAATTCACCGTTGATGCATGCCTCCTCGAGCGTTGTGCTTAACGCGGTGAAAAAACTCGCCGGGGTACCTGATCCGATCCACCTCATTTCCGAGAACGTCATCGAGTCGATCAGTCGGATGAAGCATGAGGTCCTGGGTTCCCGGACGGTGAGCCTCAGCCTCGACGAAACCCTGATTGCCCTGGCTATCAGTGCCACCCATAATCCGACCGCCCTGGCGGTTCTGCAGCAACTCTGCCATTTGAGAGGCTGCGAGATGCATCTGACTCATATGCCGGCCGCTGGTGATGAGAAGGGACTTCGGCAGTTGGGTGTGAATCTCACCAGTGAGCCGAATTTTTCGGGTAAGGAACTTTTTACGTAA
- a CDS encoding CTP synthase, translating to MATRNGPTRHIFVTGGVVSSLGKGLTAASLALLLKRRGYRVKMQKLDPYLNVDPGTMSPYQHGEVYVTVDGAETDLDLGHYERFGEVICNRNSNYTSGSIYQSVIRREREGGYLGKTVQVIPHITDEIKAAIRSLDAEDVDIVITEIGGTAGDIESLPFLEAIRQFRHEIGRQNGLFIHLTLVPYIKAAGEMKTKPSQQSVGILRTIGIIPDILICRCEHPMNDEHKAKLALFCDVDLNKVIEEKDVEHSIYEVPIELARQDVDVYILEMLGMHVNQLNLDDWKDMVRKLIEPANGTLEIAVVGKYISLKDAYKSIYESLAHGGIASNVKVEVRMVESEDIETSGAEALLKGVVGVLVPGGFGDRGIEGKIKAVEYARTHNIPFFGICLGMQCATIEFARNVCGLKNANSTEFNPETAYPVIDMMVEQKKVTEKGGTMRLGAYPCRITEGTKAWQSYGQVDIMERHRHRYEFNNKYLEQLTKQGLVFSGMCPGRNLVEIIELKNHPWFVACQFHPEFQSTPTQPHPLFRDFIAAALTSRGKQECRKPKKV from the coding sequence ATGGCTACACGAAATGGACCAACCCGACATATTTTTGTCACCGGTGGCGTGGTGTCGTCTCTCGGAAAAGGGCTGACCGCTGCCTCGCTGGCGCTGCTTCTTAAACGCCGTGGCTACCGGGTCAAGATGCAGAAACTTGATCCCTACTTGAATGTGGATCCCGGCACCATGTCGCCTTACCAGCATGGTGAGGTCTATGTGACCGTGGATGGCGCCGAGACCGATCTGGATCTGGGCCACTATGAACGGTTTGGTGAAGTGATTTGTAACCGGAACAGTAATTATACGTCCGGCAGCATTTATCAATCGGTCATTCGCCGTGAACGGGAAGGGGGCTATCTGGGAAAAACTGTCCAGGTGATTCCTCATATTACTGATGAAATCAAGGCGGCAATCCGTTCCCTGGATGCGGAAGATGTGGATATCGTCATTACGGAGATCGGCGGTACCGCAGGGGATATCGAGTCGTTGCCGTTCCTGGAGGCGATCCGCCAGTTCCGGCATGAGATCGGGCGCCAGAATGGACTCTTTATCCATTTGACGCTGGTGCCGTATATTAAGGCCGCGGGCGAGATGAAAACCAAACCCTCCCAACAGTCGGTGGGTATCCTTCGAACGATCGGGATCATTCCGGATATTCTGATCTGCCGGTGTGAGCACCCGATGAACGACGAGCACAAGGCCAAACTCGCTCTGTTTTGTGATGTGGATCTCAATAAGGTGATTGAGGAAAAGGATGTGGAGCACTCGATTTATGAAGTGCCTATTGAGTTGGCCCGGCAGGATGTCGATGTGTATATCCTTGAGATGCTGGGCATGCATGTCAACCAGCTGAATTTGGATGACTGGAAAGATATGGTCCGCAAGTTGATTGAGCCGGCCAATGGCACCCTTGAAATTGCCGTGGTGGGAAAATACATCAGCTTGAAGGACGCCTACAAGAGCATCTATGAGTCTCTTGCTCATGGCGGTATTGCCAGCAACGTCAAGGTGGAAGTCCGGATGGTGGAGTCGGAAGATATTGAGACGTCTGGCGCCGAAGCCCTGCTTAAAGGCGTGGTGGGCGTGCTGGTTCCCGGTGGATTTGGCGATCGGGGGATCGAAGGCAAGATCAAGGCGGTCGAATATGCGCGCACCCATAACATTCCTTTCTTCGGTATTTGTCTGGGGATGCAATGTGCGACCATCGAATTCGCCAGGAATGTGTGCGGCTTAAAGAACGCCAACAGTACCGAATTCAATCCCGAAACCGCTTATCCTGTGATTGACATGATGGTGGAACAGAAGAAAGTGACCGAAAAGGGCGGAACCATGCGGTTGGGCGCCTATCCCTGCCGGATTACCGAGGGCACCAAAGCCTGGCAGTCCTACGGACAGGTTGACATTATGGAACGGCATCGCCATCGCTATGAGTTTAACAACAAATACCTTGAGCAGTTGACCAAGCAGGGGTTGGTTTTTTCCGGGATGTGCCCCGGGCGAAACCTGGTTGAAATTATCGAACTGAAAAACCATCCGTGGTTTGTGGCGTGTCAGTTCCATCCCGAATTTCAATCTACCCCGACGCAACCGCACCCACTTTTCCGTGATTTCATTGCAGCGGCCCTGACGAGCAGGGGAAAGCAGGAATGCAGGAAACCAAAAAAAGTTTAA
- the carB gene encoding carbamoyl-phosphate synthase large subunit, with the protein MPKRTDIKKIMLIGSGPIIIGQACEFDYSGVQACKSLKEEGYEVVLVNSNPATIMTDPEFADRTYIEPLTAAILEEIIRRERPDALLPTLGGQTALNLGIELHDRGILKRYGVEMIGAKAEVIRKAEDRALFKAAMQKIGLDLPQSGSAHSLEEAWTVQNEIGRFPVVIRPGFTMGGTGGGIARNEQEFEEIVQRGLFYSPTTEVLVEESIEGWKEFELEVMRDNKDNVVIICSIENLDPMGVHTGDSITVAPAQTLTDREYQIMRDGSIAVMREIGVDTGGSNVQWALNPANGRMIIIEMNPRVSRSSALASKATGFPIAKIAAKLAVGYTLDELRNDITRETPACFEPSIDYVVTKMPRFAFEKFPGVNSTLGTQMKSVGEAMSIGKTFKQSFQKACRSLEIGRAGFGADGKGAAFEALTDEVMAAELVRPNAMRIFIVHAAFTRGWTVEKIQKLTGIDPWFLRHLEELVAYEGEIKSAKTLPGLQKDPALFRQIKEMGYSDRQIAFLLGCKEGDVRSARKEQKLLPVYSLVDTCAAEFTAFTPYFYSTYGEVDESRPSDKKKVMILGGGPNRIGQGIEFDYCCVHAAFALHEAGFEIIMVNSNPETVSTDYDTSDRLYFEPLTLEDVLHIYERENCWGVIVQFGGQTPLNLAKDLEANGVNIIGTKPSSIEIAEDRDLFAAMLRKLKLKQPENGMATTVEQAEVIAERIGFPVLMRPSFVLGGRAMVIVYNVEMLRKYMAEAAEVSATRPVLVDRYLENAVEVDVDCLSDGDTSVIGSIMEHVELAGIHSGDSACTIPPPTLTEEVKTEIRRCTLLMAKELNVCGLMNVQYAIKDGHVYVLEVNPRASRTVPFVSKAIGVALAKVASLAMAGFKLKDMGFTKEIIPKHFSVKEAVFPFARFPGVDVILTPEMKSTGEVMGIDTSGGMAFLKSQLAAGNPMPAQGNVFLSVRDEDKDALLPLAKRLVELGFSIYATAGTSTLLRQNNIKSMALFRIADGRPNVIDLIEEKQVSWIVNTPTSGPSPRIDEVKMRSHAVIRGIPITTTIHGFRAALAGIEAMRDAKRMEVCSIQEFHRHAPKIKYPNLSGTAKSPRRKTA; encoded by the coding sequence ATGCCTAAAAGAACCGACATTAAGAAGATTATGCTTATCGGCTCCGGTCCGATTATCATCGGACAGGCCTGCGAGTTTGACTATTCAGGTGTGCAAGCCTGCAAATCCCTGAAAGAAGAGGGATACGAGGTCGTGCTGGTGAATAGCAATCCCGCCACGATCATGACCGATCCGGAGTTCGCCGATCGGACCTACATAGAACCTCTGACGGCCGCAATTCTTGAGGAAATTATCCGGCGGGAGCGTCCTGATGCGTTGCTGCCCACACTGGGGGGGCAGACCGCGCTGAATTTGGGAATTGAATTGCATGACCGTGGCATTCTGAAACGCTATGGCGTGGAGATGATCGGGGCTAAGGCGGAGGTGATCCGTAAAGCTGAAGACAGGGCTTTATTCAAGGCCGCCATGCAGAAGATCGGGTTGGATCTACCGCAGAGCGGGTCGGCGCATTCACTCGAGGAAGCCTGGACGGTTCAGAATGAAATCGGTCGTTTTCCTGTTGTGATTCGACCCGGGTTTACCATGGGCGGAACCGGCGGTGGGATTGCCCGTAATGAACAGGAGTTTGAAGAGATTGTCCAGCGGGGACTGTTCTATAGCCCGACGACAGAAGTACTGGTTGAGGAGTCTATTGAAGGGTGGAAGGAATTCGAGTTGGAGGTGATGCGCGACAATAAGGACAACGTCGTCATCATCTGTTCTATCGAGAATCTTGATCCCATGGGGGTTCACACGGGCGACAGCATTACGGTGGCGCCAGCCCAGACTCTGACAGATCGGGAATACCAGATCATGCGCGATGGCTCGATTGCCGTGATGCGTGAAATCGGGGTTGATACCGGGGGCTCCAATGTGCAGTGGGCACTCAACCCGGCCAATGGCCGCATGATCATTATCGAGATGAATCCCCGTGTATCGCGTTCAAGCGCACTGGCCTCCAAGGCCACCGGATTCCCCATTGCCAAAATCGCCGCCAAGCTGGCGGTGGGCTATACCCTGGATGAATTGCGTAACGATATCACGCGTGAGACTCCCGCATGTTTTGAGCCGTCCATCGACTACGTGGTAACCAAGATGCCGCGGTTTGCCTTCGAGAAATTCCCCGGCGTGAATAGTACCCTGGGCACTCAGATGAAGTCCGTGGGTGAAGCCATGAGCATCGGCAAGACCTTCAAGCAGTCTTTCCAGAAGGCCTGCCGCTCCCTTGAAATCGGGCGCGCCGGTTTCGGTGCCGATGGCAAAGGCGCCGCCTTTGAAGCCCTGACGGATGAGGTGATGGCCGCCGAGTTGGTTCGCCCCAATGCCATGCGGATTTTTATCGTTCATGCCGCTTTCACACGAGGCTGGACGGTCGAGAAGATTCAGAAACTTACCGGGATTGATCCCTGGTTCCTGCGTCATTTGGAAGAATTGGTGGCCTATGAGGGTGAGATCAAGTCTGCCAAAACTCTGCCAGGCTTGCAGAAAGATCCCGCCCTGTTTCGTCAGATCAAGGAGATGGGTTATTCGGATCGGCAGATTGCGTTTCTGCTAGGGTGCAAAGAAGGGGATGTACGTTCCGCCCGCAAGGAGCAGAAACTGCTGCCCGTCTACAGCCTTGTGGATACCTGTGCGGCTGAGTTTACCGCGTTCACTCCTTATTTCTATTCGACCTACGGTGAGGTGGATGAGAGCCGGCCGTCAGATAAAAAGAAAGTCATGATTCTGGGCGGTGGCCCGAACCGGATCGGGCAGGGGATTGAGTTCGATTACTGCTGCGTGCATGCCGCCTTTGCCCTTCATGAGGCCGGGTTTGAAATCATCATGGTCAATAGTAATCCCGAGACGGTGTCAACCGACTATGACACCAGCGATCGGCTCTATTTTGAACCGCTCACACTGGAAGACGTTCTACACATTTATGAGCGTGAGAATTGTTGGGGTGTCATTGTTCAATTCGGGGGACAGACCCCGCTGAATCTGGCCAAGGATCTTGAGGCCAATGGGGTGAATATCATTGGCACCAAGCCTTCCAGCATTGAAATCGCGGAAGATCGCGATTTGTTTGCGGCCATGCTCCGGAAGCTTAAGCTGAAGCAGCCGGAGAATGGTATGGCCACGACCGTGGAACAGGCCGAGGTCATTGCCGAGCGAATTGGGTTTCCGGTCTTAATGCGTCCCTCGTTTGTACTGGGTGGTCGCGCGATGGTGATTGTCTATAATGTTGAGATGTTGCGGAAATATATGGCCGAAGCGGCTGAAGTTTCCGCCACACGACCGGTGCTCGTGGATCGTTATCTTGAGAATGCGGTTGAGGTCGATGTGGATTGCCTATCCGATGGCGACACTTCCGTTATTGGCTCCATCATGGAGCACGTCGAGCTGGCGGGGATTCATTCGGGTGACAGCGCTTGCACCATTCCTCCTCCGACCCTGACCGAAGAGGTGAAGACTGAGATTCGGCGCTGTACCCTTCTGATGGCGAAGGAACTCAATGTATGTGGTTTGATGAATGTCCAGTACGCCATCAAGGATGGTCATGTCTATGTGCTGGAAGTCAATCCGCGCGCTTCCCGGACCGTTCCGTTTGTCAGTAAGGCCATTGGGGTGGCGCTAGCCAAAGTGGCCTCACTCGCCATGGCCGGGTTTAAGCTGAAAGACATGGGTTTTACCAAGGAAATTATTCCGAAACACTTCTCCGTCAAGGAAGCCGTATTTCCCTTTGCCCGATTCCCGGGAGTGGATGTCATTTTGACACCTGAGATGAAGTCTACCGGCGAAGTCATGGGGATTGATACCAGCGGTGGGATGGCGTTCCTGAAGAGCCAGTTGGCGGCGGGGAATCCGATGCCGGCCCAGGGGAATGTATTCCTGAGCGTTCGCGATGAGGACAAGGATGCGCTGTTACCTCTGGCTAAGCGTTTGGTAGAGCTTGGGTTCTCGATTTATGCTACGGCGGGTACGAGCACCTTGTTGCGCCAAAACAATATCAAGAGTATGGCATTATTCAGGATTGCCGATGGCCGTCCGAATGTCATTGATCTGATTGAGGAAAAGCAGGTGAGCTGGATCGTCAACACGCCGACCAGCGGGCCTAGTCCCCGGATCGACGAGGTCAAGATGCGCTCCCACGCCGTTATTCGCGGGATTCCGATCACGACGACCATCCATGGGTTCCGGGCGGCTTTGGCGGGCATTGAGGCGATGCGGGATGCCAAGCGCATGGAAGTCTGCAGTATCCAGGAATTCCATCGGCATGCCCCCAAGATTAAGTATCCGAACTTGAGCGGGACAGCAAAGTCACCCCGCCGTAAAACGGCGTAG